In the genome of Limnobaculum zhutongyuii, one region contains:
- the panS gene encoding ketopantoate/pantoate/pantothenate transporter PanS, translated as MLAKVTRLFPLWALLLSVTAYYTPTTFTGIAPYISYLLMLIMFAMGVTLKVSDFKRIFTRPMPVIACTLLHYLIMPLAAWILAKAFSMPADLAAGMILVGSVASGTASNVMIYLARGDVALSVTISSVSTLVGVFATPLLTYLYVDASINVDVLGMLRSILQIVIIPIGAGLLIHHTFTNLVKRVEPFLPALSMICILAIISAVVANSQSHIASVGFVVAIAVVLHNAIGLLGGYWGGRLCGFDESTCRTLAIEVGMQNSGLAATLGAQYFSAVAALPGALFSVWHNLSGSLLAGYWQGKPTKDNVKE; from the coding sequence ATGTTAGCCAAGGTTACTCGCTTATTCCCTTTATGGGCTCTGCTATTGTCTGTTACCGCTTACTACACGCCGACAACATTTACCGGAATTGCCCCTTATATCAGCTATCTGTTAATGCTAATTATGTTCGCGATGGGAGTCACGCTTAAAGTCAGCGATTTCAAACGTATCTTTACTCGCCCTATGCCAGTTATTGCCTGTACCTTATTGCATTATCTGATTATGCCCCTGGCAGCCTGGATTCTGGCAAAAGCGTTTAGCATGCCGGCTGACCTGGCTGCAGGTATGATTCTGGTTGGTAGCGTGGCAAGTGGAACGGCATCAAATGTGATGATTTATCTTGCCAGAGGTGATGTGGCGCTTTCGGTTACCATTTCGTCGGTATCGACGCTGGTCGGTGTGTTTGCCACGCCACTGTTAACTTATTTGTATGTGGATGCTTCAATTAATGTTGATGTATTAGGCATGCTTCGTTCAATTCTACAAATTGTTATCATTCCTATCGGAGCGGGCTTGCTTATCCATCATACATTCACCAATCTCGTTAAGCGCGTTGAGCCATTTTTGCCAGCGCTGTCGATGATCTGTATTTTGGCGATTATCAGTGCAGTAGTGGCTAACAGTCAGAGCCATATTGCTTCAGTCGGCTTTGTCGTAGCTATTGCTGTCGTTCTACATAATGCAATTGGTTTACTGGGTGGCTATTGGGGTGGAAGACTGTGTGGATTCGATGAGTCCACCTGCCGTACATTAGCTATTGAAGTTGGTATGCAAAACTCCGGCCTGGCAGCAACATTAGGGGCGCAATACTTCTCTGCGGTTGCCGCTCTGCCGGGAGCGCTATTCTCCGTATGGCACAATCTGTCAGGTTCTCTGTTAGCGGGATATTGGCAAGGCAAGCCAACTAAAGATAACGTTAAAGAATAA
- the lysC gene encoding lysine-sensitive aspartokinase 3 gives MSNIVVAKFGGTSVADSAAMNNSANVVLSNPEVKVVVLSASAGVTNLLVALAEGCNPDLRTEKIEQIRHIQYQILNTLPDSEVVREEIDRMLENITTLSEAASLATSAALTDELVSHGELMSTLLFVELLRSRNVNAEWFDVRNIMKTNDRFGKAEPDVQTLCALSEQHLQPRLANALVITQGFIGSESRGRTTTLGRGGSDYTAALLGEALNAKRVDIWTDVPGIYTTDPRVVPNAKRIDEIGFEEAAEMATFGAKILHPATLIPAVRRDIPVFVGSSKDVSAGGTLVCNKTSQPPLFRALALRRKQTLLTLHSLNMLHARGFLAEIFNILASHNISVDLITTSEVSIALTLDTAGSSTCGTSLLTSALLTELSALCRVEVEENLALVALIGNELAKARGVGKEVFGVLEPFNIRMISYGASSHNLCLLVPGEDAEHVVKTLHHNLFE, from the coding sequence ATGTCTAATATTGTTGTTGCTAAATTTGGTGGTACCAGCGTCGCTGACAGCGCCGCAATGAATAACTCTGCCAATGTTGTACTATCAAATCCTGAAGTAAAAGTGGTGGTCTTATCAGCATCGGCCGGTGTAACTAACCTGTTGGTTGCGCTGGCTGAAGGCTGCAATCCGGACCTTCGTACAGAAAAGATTGAGCAAATTCGCCACATCCAATATCAAATTCTTAACACCCTGCCCGACTCAGAAGTCGTGCGTGAAGAAATCGATCGCATGCTGGAAAATATCACAACGCTTTCTGAAGCGGCCAGTTTGGCAACCTCCGCTGCATTAACCGATGAACTGGTTAGTCACGGTGAGCTGATGTCTACTCTGCTGTTTGTTGAACTGCTCAGAAGCAGAAACGTCAATGCCGAGTGGTTTGATGTACGTAACATAATGAAAACCAACGATCGTTTCGGTAAAGCCGAGCCTGACGTTCAGACGCTGTGTGCTTTAAGTGAGCAGCACCTACAACCGCGTCTGGCAAATGCTCTGGTCATCACTCAAGGCTTTATTGGCAGTGAATCTCGCGGGCGTACCACCACATTAGGGCGTGGTGGTAGTGATTATACCGCTGCACTGTTGGGTGAAGCGCTAAATGCTAAGCGCGTTGATATCTGGACGGATGTTCCCGGTATTTATACTACCGACCCTCGGGTGGTTCCTAATGCCAAGCGCATTGATGAAATTGGCTTTGAAGAAGCGGCAGAGATGGCCACCTTCGGCGCAAAAATTCTGCATCCTGCCACCCTGATCCCTGCCGTACGCAGAGATATTCCCGTTTTTGTGGGATCCAGTAAAGATGTGAGTGCCGGCGGTACTCTGGTATGCAATAAAACCAGCCAACCACCGCTGTTCCGGGCGTTAGCACTACGCCGCAAACAAACTCTACTAACGTTGCACAGTCTCAATATGCTGCACGCTCGTGGCTTCCTGGCAGAAATATTTAATATTCTGGCAAGTCACAATATCTCTGTAGATTTAATCACTACGTCTGAAGTCAGTATCGCTCTGACGTTGGATACTGCCGGCTCATCCACTTGTGGCACCAGCCTTCTCACCAGCGCATTGTTAACTGAGCTATCAGCGCTGTGTCGGGTAGAAGTTGAAGAGAATCTGGCGTTAGTTGCCCTGATCGGTAACGAGCTGGCAAAAGCCCGTGGCGTAGGAAAAGAGGTCTTTGGCGTACTGGAACCGTTTAATATCCGAATGATTTCTTATGGAGCCAGTAGTCATAACCTGTGCCTTCTGGTACCCGGAGAAGATGCAGAACATGTGGTTAAAACACTCCACCATAACCTGTTTGAGTAA